A DNA window from Bacteroides sp. contains the following coding sequences:
- a CDS encoding HYR domain-containing protein, protein MKKTLPSPLGEKTSAKRWLFFLLVNFLAIGSLSAQENLNISLAGPVTADPGDLITYTITYYNSGVTPAQNVVITHQLPLLDQFTYVSSTPAGVVSGNTITWTSAEIPALASLGSGAQSITVNVRAGTPGDGVTGALEGYYMPGPTNNLVSFAQIQSNVTTTPVLSNSLTTLVTQYCGAQMNDVNAVVKSASNSNVVGLLQIINTGNIYDSYDLSHTNQQCPGGEPFDPLTLNFVDIDGNPVSTTGWLAPGEGFIVFLQITAPNGSNPGKYSCHTLTALSTLCNTPFQSLMRTYIDGAPKEPLIYLTKLDSKDPVQSGDTLIYTIFAYNSNDDYIANNFQITDIFPSNITIIGTSYYQEISTFVSSTENSWTFSELPEGMEYAIYITIEAIVNDNADFCTGEIHNVVNATYTYGPQNTDGSASTQSFTTIQNYPDLLVTKTGISDPFPAEPGGTITYTISYENIGTCVATNVELTDVYDNLYTENPIFVSGPSGNISGNNITWNIGTLVPGASGSVSYTVDILGLSAFMPGTTPIINLASISGFETELNLENNTSSHIEYVYNLPDLSISKTVSPDPIQVGSNATYTLTISNTGDIAATGVMVKDFLPDNLTFVSASDGGTLNVDGDVEWPALASLAPGGSFTQTITVTPTCAAIGSVTNMAEVYSDQNDANEADNTYELISQVVDLVPPVISQCPAGYTLEGCSVGDITGLVYSETPVSLTLQEWTDAGGVASDNCGVTEWGYVDSSDGQCPIVVTRTWTVKDASGNATTCTQTINIDDTIAPTWTTSAGDLDVTVECSDAAALTAAQALFPVASDNCDADVSNIDKVSGSFVAGSECSQAGTYTNTWTVTDECGNTSATYTQVITVVDTTAPVISTQAQDQTVECDGTGNTADLNAWLASNGGAVAADACGDITWSNNFTALSDGCGATGSVTVTFRATDDCGLFSETTATFTIVDTTNPVFTTIPENLTVECDGSGNTTQLNNWLADVAASDGCGSVTITNDFIALSDLCGATGSATVNWTAEDDCGNTTTTSATFTIVDTTDPVFTTIPVDLTVECDGSGNTTQLNNWLADVAASDGCGSVTITNDFTALSDLCGATGSATVTWTAEDDCGNTTTTSATFTIEDTTDPLFTTIPENLTVECDGAGNTTDLNDWLANVAANDGCGSVTITNDFEALSDLCGATGSATVTWTAEDDCGNTTTTSATFTIEDTTSPVFTTIPVDLTVECDGSGNTTQLNNWLTNVAATDGCGSVTITNDFEALSDLCGATGSATVTWTAEDDCGNTTTTSATFTIADTQAPFINTTLLTDLTLECDGTSDPDGEIAAWLIANGGATAGDNCGTVTWSHDFEALSDGCGATGTALVTFTATDDCGLSSTVSANVTIEDTTPPAFTCPDNIIVTADPGQDYASVVIPVPVVIESCGTVTLVNDFTLTDNASGQYPLGTTTVVYTATDECGLVTTCSFTVTVNDDEPPVISCPPAITVNCISQVPEPYANYAAFVAAGGSATDNDAINESSFTMVSETSDGLSCPETITRVYQIADVDGNVSVCSQSIVVDDQVDPVFTTIPENLTVECDGEGNASELNVWLANVAATDNCGEVTITNDFTALSDLCGATGSATVIWTAEDDCGNATTTSATFTIVDTTDPVFTIIPADLTVECDGAGNTAQLNDWLADVAATDGCGNVTISNNFTTLSDDCGATGSAMVTWTAEDDCGNTTTTSATFTIVDTTAPVFTIIPADLTLECDGTGNTTQLNDWLTDVAAIDGCGSVTISNNFTALSDECGATGSATVTWTAEDDCGNTTTTSATFTIVDTTDPVFTTIPENLTVECDGAGNATELNDWLANVAATDGCGAVTITNDFTALSDECGATGSATVTWTAEDDCGNTTTTSATFTIVDTTDPVFTTIPDNLTVECDGAGNTAQLNDWLVNVAATDGCGTVTITNDFTGLSDLCGVTGSATVTWTAEDDCGNTTTTSATFTIEDTTDPLFTVVPDDLTVECDGAGNTAQLNAWLADVAATDGCGSVTISNNFTALSDECGATGSATVTWTAEDDCGNTATTSATFTIEDTTPPAFFCPDDIIVTADPGQDFATIVIPIPVVSETCGTVVLENDYTLTDNASGQYPLGITTITYTATDECGLVTTCSFTITVNDDEPPVISCPPAITVNCIFEVPEPYADYAAFVAAGGLASDNSAIDESSFMLLSETSDDLSCPETITRVYQIADDGGNLSSCSQIIIVDDQVAPLFTTIPEDLTVECDGEGNTAELNVWLADVAATDNCGDVILTHDFEGLTDGCGATGNATVTWTATDDCGNTATISATFSIEDTTAPTITCPDSPIVVVIGADETGYVAEGGEFDHLGIDDICGEVTATHNLEHSSETTLDGYEFPLGDTEVIWTVTDDCGNTTECSFIVTVYAPSLLVTKTADPQTYSNVGEEINYTITVTNNGNATLTDVVVTDPLTGLDFTIETLLPGETATFNETYIITYDDLFNGSVENTALASGFDPEDNEVTQSDTEIIYVVLDELQITLVSQTNVLCFGDETGAAEVQVAGGLYPYTIIWYTDPEQTGTTATNLPAGTYVVIVTDALGNTATITVIITQPEAPLNITYQVTNVLCNGAATGAVDVQVFGGTPPYSFNWSNGATTQNISELFAGTYSAIIEDANGCLLDLEVEITEPDALYISDIVIEGVLCMVDEEGSIQFSVGGGVTPYTYLWSNGATTAGLVNVPGGDYWVEVTDANGCLLSYDFFVPYQEEDCELRFPQGVSPDGDGFNDTWVINGLIRFPNNNLRIFNRWGTIVFEAAPYQNDWDGRPNRGRPADGPDGILPTGTYFYVIELEPGMNIHSGYIYLVK, encoded by the coding sequence CTTGCAGGTCCGGTGACGGCCGACCCGGGTGATTTGATCACCTACACGATCACTTATTATAACAGCGGGGTTACGCCTGCCCAGAATGTGGTGATCACCCATCAGCTGCCCTTACTTGACCAATTTACCTATGTGTCCTCAACCCCGGCAGGGGTTGTCAGTGGAAACACCATCACCTGGACCTCGGCTGAGATCCCCGCCCTGGCCTCATTGGGCAGCGGGGCACAAAGCATTACAGTGAATGTTCGTGCTGGCACCCCGGGAGACGGGGTAACCGGAGCACTTGAAGGTTATTATATGCCAGGTCCGACCAACAATCTTGTCAGCTTTGCCCAGATACAGAGCAATGTGACCACCACACCCGTCCTGAGCAATTCCTTAACCACCCTGGTTACCCAGTATTGCGGTGCACAAATGAATGACGTGAATGCTGTCGTAAAATCGGCATCAAATTCCAATGTGGTAGGTTTGCTCCAGATCATCAATACAGGGAATATTTACGACTCCTATGATCTTTCCCACACCAATCAGCAATGCCCCGGAGGAGAGCCCTTTGACCCCCTGACCCTCAACTTTGTTGATATTGACGGTAATCCCGTTTCAACTACAGGCTGGCTGGCACCTGGAGAAGGTTTCATTGTCTTCTTGCAAATAACTGCCCCAAATGGTAGCAACCCCGGCAAATACAGTTGTCACACCCTTACAGCCTTATCAACCCTTTGCAATACTCCTTTCCAATCATTAATGAGGACCTATATTGACGGAGCCCCAAAAGAGCCCCTGATTTATCTCACAAAATTGGATTCAAAGGATCCTGTTCAAAGCGGGGATACCCTGATTTACACCATATTTGCTTATAACTCAAATGATGATTATATTGCTAACAACTTCCAAATCACGGACATTTTCCCGAGCAATATAACCATCATTGGCACCTCTTACTATCAGGAAATTTCAACCTTTGTTTCTTCAACTGAAAACTCCTGGACCTTTTCTGAACTCCCTGAAGGAATGGAATATGCCATTTACATAACCATTGAAGCCATTGTAAATGATAACGCGGATTTTTGTACTGGAGAGATTCACAATGTGGTTAATGCAACCTACACTTATGGTCCTCAAAACACTGATGGGTCAGCATCGACTCAATCCTTTACGACCATCCAAAACTACCCTGACCTGTTAGTCACAAAAACCGGGATCTCTGATCCTTTTCCTGCAGAACCAGGGGGTACAATTACTTATACCATTTCTTATGAAAACATAGGGACTTGTGTTGCAACAAATGTTGAACTAACAGATGTTTACGATAACTTATATACTGAGAACCCAATCTTTGTTTCCGGGCCTTCAGGAAACATTTCTGGCAATAACATTACCTGGAACATAGGAACTCTTGTTCCCGGGGCTTCAGGAAGCGTGAGTTATACGGTTGACATTTTAGGATTGAGCGCCTTTATGCCTGGTACAACCCCCATCATTAACCTGGCATCCATCAGTGGTTTTGAAACGGAACTGAACCTGGAAAACAACACAAGCTCACACATCGAGTATGTTTACAACCTTCCTGATTTAAGCATAAGCAAAACCGTTTCCCCTGACCCAATCCAAGTTGGAAGCAATGCCACCTATACCCTGACCATTTCCAACACGGGTGATATTGCAGCCACCGGGGTGATGGTAAAAGATTTCCTTCCTGACAACCTGACTTTTGTTTCGGCCAGCGATGGCGGAACCCTAAATGTTGACGGGGATGTTGAATGGCCAGCTTTGGCTTCACTTGCCCCGGGCGGAAGTTTCACCCAGACCATCACCGTTACCCCTACTTGTGCCGCCATCGGGAGCGTCACCAACATGGCTGAAGTTTACAGTGATCAGAACGATGCCAATGAAGCGGATAATACGTATGAACTAATCTCGCAGGTGGTGGACCTGGTACCCCCGGTCATTTCCCAATGTCCGGCAGGTTATACCCTTGAAGGATGTTCCGTCGGGGACATCACCGGACTGGTATATTCTGAAACCCCTGTTTCGCTTACCCTTCAGGAATGGACAGACGCCGGAGGCGTAGCCAGCGATAATTGCGGGGTAACTGAATGGGGTTACGTGGACAGCAGTGACGGCCAATGCCCCATTGTGGTGACCCGCACATGGACTGTAAAGGATGCCAGCGGCAATGCTACCACTTGCACACAAACCATAAATATTGACGACACCATTGCCCCCACCTGGACAACCAGCGCCGGCGATCTTGACGTTACCGTGGAATGCAGCGATGCAGCCGCACTGACTGCCGCTCAGGCACTCTTCCCGGTAGCTAGCGATAACTGCGATGCAGACGTTTCAAATATTGATAAGGTATCCGGAAGCTTTGTGGCAGGTTCTGAATGTTCACAGGCCGGCACTTATACAAATACCTGGACCGTTACCGATGAATGCGGCAACACCAGCGCTACTTACACCCAGGTGATCACTGTGGTTGATACCACTGCACCTGTCATTTCAACACAAGCCCAGGATCAAACCGTTGAATGCGATGGGACTGGAAATACCGCTGACCTCAATGCCTGGCTGGCCAGCAATGGCGGTGCCGTGGCTGCAGATGCCTGTGGGGATATAACCTGGAGCAACAACTTTACTGCCCTCAGCGATGGCTGTGGGGCTACCGGAAGCGTAACCGTGACCTTCAGAGCAACTGATGATTGTGGTTTGTTCAGTGAAACAACCGCCACGTTTACCATTGTCGATACCACTAATCCGGTATTCACCACCATTCCCGAAAACCTTACCGTGGAATGTGATGGAAGCGGTAATACGACACAACTCAACAACTGGCTGGCCGATGTTGCCGCTTCCGATGGCTGTGGCAGCGTGACCATCACCAACGACTTTATTGCTCTCAGCGATCTTTGCGGGGCAACAGGTTCGGCTACCGTCAACTGGACGGCTGAAGATGACTGTGGTAATACCACTACCACTTCGGCTACCTTCACCATTGTCGACACCACTGATCCGGTATTCACAACCATTCCCGTTGATTTGACCGTGGAATGTGATGGAAGCGGTAATACAACACAACTCAACAACTGGCTGGCCGATGTAGCCGCTTCCGATGGCTGTGGAAGCGTGACCATCACCAACGACTTTACTGCTCTCAGCGATCTTTGCGGGGCTACCGGTTCAGCAACGGTCACCTGGACTGCTGAAGATGACTGTGGTAATACCACTACCACTTCGGCTACCTTCACCATTGAAGATACCACTGATCCGTTATTCACAACCATTCCTGAAAACCTTACCGTGGAATGCGATGGTGCTGGCAATACCACTGACCTGAATGATTGGCTGGCCAATGTGGCTGCCAACGATGGCTGTGGCAGCGTGACCATAACCAATGACTTTGAAGCTCTCAGCGATCTTTGCGGGGCTACCGGTTCAGCTACCGTCACCTGGACCGCTGAAGATGACTGTGGCAATACCACCACTACTTCGGCTACCTTCACCATTGAAGATACCACGAGTCCGGTGTTCACAACCATTCCCGTTGATTTGACCGTGGAATGTGATGGAAGCGGTAATACAACACAACTCAATAACTGGCTAACCAATGTAGCCGCTACCGATGGCTGTGGCAGCGTGACCATTACCAATGACTTTGAAGCTCTCAGCGATCTTTGCGGGGCTACCGGTTCGGCAACGGTCACATGGACGGCTGAAGATGACTGTGGTAATACCACTACCACTTCAGCTACCTTTACCATAGCCGATACCCAGGCACCTTTCATCAACACCACTCTTCTTACTGACCTGACCCTGGAATGTGATGGCACCAGTGATCCTGATGGAGAAATTGCTGCATGGCTAATTGCCAATGGTGGAGCTACCGCTGGCGATAACTGCGGTACCGTTACCTGGAGCCATGACTTTGAAGCACTTTCTGATGGTTGCGGGGCTACTGGAACTGCATTGGTGACTTTCACCGCTACCGATGACTGTGGGTTGTCGTCAACTGTTTCTGCTAACGTAACCATTGAAGATACCACCCCTCCGGCATTTACCTGTCCTGACAATATTATCGTGACCGCAGACCCAGGGCAGGATTATGCTAGCGTGGTGATCCCTGTACCTGTTGTAATAGAAAGCTGCGGTACGGTAACCCTGGTGAATGACTTTACCCTTACCGACAATGCCAGTGGGCAATATCCCCTGGGTACCACCACCGTTGTTTATACGGCTACCGACGAATGCGGCCTGGTGACCACATGCAGTTTCACGGTTACGGTAAACGACGATGAACCACCGGTGATTTCCTGTCCCCCGGCTATTACCGTAAATTGCATCTCCCAGGTACCAGAGCCCTATGCCAATTATGCTGCATTTGTTGCTGCAGGCGGTTCGGCCACCGATAACGATGCTATCAATGAAAGCAGCTTTACCATGGTCAGTGAAACCAGTGATGGCTTAAGTTGCCCTGAAACCATTACGCGCGTATACCAGATCGCTGATGTGGATGGCAACGTGTCTGTCTGTTCACAATCCATTGTTGTGGATGATCAGGTTGATCCGGTATTCACCACCATTCCTGAAAACCTGACTGTGGAATGTGATGGTGAAGGCAATGCCTCTGAACTGAATGTTTGGTTGGCCAATGTGGCTGCTACGGATAATTGTGGTGAAGTGACAATTACAAATGACTTCACTGCCCTCAGCGATCTTTGTGGGGCAACAGGTTCAGCTACCGTCATCTGGACGGCTGAAGATGACTGCGGTAATGCCACTACCACTTCAGCTACCTTCACCATTGTCGATACCACTGACCCGGTGTTCACCATCATTCCTGCTGATCTGACCGTGGAATGCGATGGCGCTGGAAATACCGCTCAGTTGAATGACTGGCTGGCTGATGTAGCTGCAACTGATGGTTGTGGCAACGTGACCATTTCCAACAACTTCACAACCCTCAGCGATGACTGCGGGGCCACGGGAAGTGCTATGGTTACCTGGACCGCTGAAGATGACTGTGGTAATACCACGACCACTTCGGCTACCTTCACCATTGTCGATACCACTGCCCCGGTGTTCACAATCATTCCTGCTGACTTGACATTGGAATGCGATGGCACTGGAAATACTACTCAGTTGAATGACTGGCTGACTGATGTAGCTGCAATTGATGGTTGTGGCAGCGTGACCATTTCCAACAACTTCACCGCCCTCAGCGATGAGTGCGGGGCTACTGGTTCTGCTACCGTCACTTGGACTGCTGAAGATGACTGTGGTAATACCACGACCACCTCGGCTACCTTCACCATTGTCGATACCACTGACCCGGTGTTCACCACCATTCCTGAAAACCTTACCGTGGAGTGCGATGGCGCTGGAAATGCCACTGAACTGAATGACTGGTTGGCCAATGTAGCCGCTACCGATGGCTGCGGTGCAGTAACCATTACCAATGACTTTACTGCCCTCAGCGATGAGTGCGGGGCTACTGGTTCTGCTACCGTCACCTGGACTGCTGAAGATGACTGCGGTAATACCACTACCACTTCGGCTACCTTCACCATTGTCGATACCACTGACCCGGTATTTACCACCATTCCTGATAACCTTACCGTGGAATGCGATGGCGCTGGAAATACCGCTCAGTTGAATGACTGGCTGGTCAATGTAGCCGCTACCGATGGCTGTGGTACAGTTACCATTACCAATGACTTTACCGGACTCAGTGATCTTTGCGGGGTCACCGGTTCAGCAACGGTTACTTGGACGGCTGAAGATGACTGTGGTAATACCACTACCACTTCGGCTACCTTCACCATTGAAGATACCACTGACCCGCTGTTCACCGTTGTCCCGGATGATTTGACCGTGGAATGCGATGGCGCTGGAAATACCGCTCAGTTGAATGCCTGGCTGGCCGATGTAGCTGCAACTGATGGTTGTGGCAGCGTTACCATTTCCAACAACTTCACCGCCCTCAGCGATGAGTGCGGGGCTACTGGTTCTGCTACCGTCACCTGGACTGCTGAAGATGACTGTGGAAATACTGCAACTACTTCAGCGACTTTCACCATTGAGGATACCACACCTCCGGCATTTTTCTGCCCTGATGATATTATTGTGACAGCAGATCCAGGACAGGATTTTGCTACGATAGTCATTCCCATACCAGTGGTTAGCGAAACCTGCGGAACGGTAGTCCTCGAAAATGATTACACCCTCACCGACAATGCCAGCGGACAATACCCACTAGGCATAACCACCATTACCTATACGGCTACCGATGAATGTGGACTGGTAACCACCTGCAGCTTTACGATTACCGTAAACGACGATGAACCACCGGTGATTTCATGTCCCCCGGCCATTACCGTTAACTGCATCTTTGAGGTGCCCGAGCCCTATGCCGATTATGCTGCCTTTGTTGCTGCAGGCGGGCTGGCAAGCGATAACAGCGCCATCGATGAAAGCAGCTTTATGTTGCTTAGTGAAACCAGCGATGATCTGAGTTGCCCTGAAACCATTACGCGTGTATACCAGATCGCTGATGACGGTGGCAACCTTTCCAGCTGTTCACAGATCATCATCGTTGATGACCAAGTGGCCCCGTTATTTACCACCATCCCCGAGGATTTGACCGTGGAATGCGATGGTGAGGGCAACACCGCTGAATTGAATGTCTGGCTGGCGGATGTGGCTGCTACAGATAACTGTGGTGATGTAATCCTTACGCATGACTTTGAAGGGTTAACCGACGGTTGTGGTGCTACAGGAAATGCTACCGTAACCTGGACTGCAACCGACGATTGTGGAAATACTGCAACAATTTCCGCTACCTTTTCCATTGAAGATACCACAGCACCCACCATTACTTGCCCCGACTCTCCCATTGTGGTAGTCATCGGTGCTGATGAAACGGGTTATGTGGCAGAAGGTGGTGAATTTGATCACCTGGGTATCGATGATATCTGTGGTGAAGTTACGGCAACCCATAACCTGGAACATAGCAGTGAAACCACCCTGGATGGCTATGAGTTCCCGCTGGGGGACACTGAAGTGATCTGGACCGTTACCGACGATTGCGGTAATACGACTGAGTGCAGTTTCATTGTAACGGTATATGCCCCATCATTATTGGTGACTAAAACGGCTGATCCGCAAACCTACAGCAATGTGGGCGAGGAAATCAACTACACGATCACCGTCACCAATAATGGTAATGCAACGCTTACCGATGTGGTTGTAACCGACCCGCTGACCGGTCTTGACTTTACCATCGAGACCCTGCTGCCCGGGGAAACCGCTACTTTCAATGAGACCTATATCATTACTTACGATGATCTGTTTAATGGCAGCGTAGAGAACACAGCACTGGCTTCCGGATTTGATCCCGAAGACAATGAAGTGACCCAAAGTGACACCGAGATCATTTATGTAGTTCTTGATGAGCTTCAAATCACCCTGGTAAGTCAGACCAACGTCCTGTGCTTTGGTGATGAGACTGGTGCTGCAGAAGTCCAGGTGGCTGGTGGACTTTACCCCTATACCATTATCTGGTACACTGATCCGGAGCAAACTGGAACAACAGCTACAAACCTTCCTGCAGGAACCTACGTGGTCATAGTTACGGATGCCTTGGGCAATACTGCCACCATTACTGTGATTATCACCCAACCTGAGGCACCCCTCAATATTACCTACCAGGTAACCAATGTGCTGTGTAACGGAGCTGCAACAGGTGCCGTTGATGTCCAGGTGTTTGGTGGAACGCCCCCCTATAGCTTCAATTGGAGCAACGGGGCCACTACCCAAAACATCAGTGAGCTGTTTGCAGGAACCTATTCAGCAATCATCGAGGATGCGAATGGCTGTCTTTTGGATCTTGAGGTCGAGATAACTGAACCGGATGCTCTATATATCAGTGACATTGTCATTGAAGGAGTGCTTTGTATGGTAGACGAGGAAGGCTCCATCCAGTTTAGCGTAGGCGGAGGCGTGACACCTTACACCTATCTCTGGAGCAACGGTGCAACCACCGCTGGACTGGTCAATGTTCCCGGCGGCGATTACTGGGTAGAAGTAACGGATGCCAATGGCTGCCTGCTAAGCTATGATTTCTTTGTTCCTTACCAGGAAGAGGATTGTGAACTCAGGTTCCCGCAAGGAGTAAGCCCCGATGGCGATGGCTTCAACGACACTTGGGTGATTAATGGCCTGATCCGGTTCCCGAACAACAATCTCAGGATATTTAACCGTTGGGGTACTATTGTCTTCGAGGCAGCGCCCTACCAAAATGACTGGGATGGACGCCCCAACAGGGGACGACCTGCTGACGGACCCGATGGCATCCTGCCTACCGGCACCTATTTCTATGTCATTGAACTGGAGCCCGGAATGAATATCCATTCAGGATATATCTATCTGGTAAAATAA